A genome region from Chthonomonas sp. includes the following:
- a CDS encoding Gfo/Idh/MocA family oxidoreductase — translation MSRRDFMIAASSMAGTQLETDSLKSARMKAPKPKAGQKSVAGYAAAPLDRVRCAFIGVGARGSGHVEQVMQMDGVEIIAICDTHEPSRMAAIKGVEAKGRPAPASYGAGGDWDYRKMLERDDIDAVFIATPWEFHVPMSVDTLNSGKHAFVEVPMAISVEGCWQIVDAAERNQRHAMMMENVCYGREELLVLNMCRMGVFGELLHAEGAYIHDLRWQMNEVGHGTGSWRTLHYAKRNGNLYPTHGLGPVAQYLNINRGDRFDYLSSVSSPSMARELFKPQLKAGNPHAKLNFVCGDLNTSIIKTVRGRSLVVQWDEQLPRPYNRLNLVQGTKGIWGGFPNRCVIEGETPSTESWVQGAELDKLMKKYEHPLWGRMGEVAKKAGGHGGMDFIMLWRIIYCLRNGLPMDQDVYDGAAWSVVGPLSEWSVKNRSQSIDVPDFTRGEWRSMKPLDVIR, via the coding sequence ATGAGCCGCCGCGACTTCATGATTGCCGCCAGCAGTATGGCTGGCACCCAACTCGAAACTGACAGCCTGAAATCGGCGCGGATGAAAGCTCCCAAGCCCAAAGCCGGCCAAAAATCGGTAGCGGGATACGCCGCGGCTCCGCTCGATCGGGTTCGCTGCGCGTTCATCGGCGTTGGCGCGCGCGGCAGCGGCCATGTGGAGCAAGTCATGCAAATGGACGGCGTCGAGATTATCGCGATTTGCGATACGCACGAGCCCTCGCGCATGGCCGCCATCAAAGGAGTTGAGGCGAAAGGACGCCCCGCTCCGGCGAGTTATGGGGCAGGCGGCGACTGGGACTACCGCAAGATGCTGGAGCGCGACGACATTGACGCAGTGTTCATCGCGACGCCGTGGGAGTTCCACGTGCCGATGTCGGTGGATACGCTGAACAGCGGTAAGCACGCCTTTGTCGAGGTTCCCATGGCCATCAGCGTCGAAGGGTGCTGGCAGATTGTGGACGCCGCTGAGCGCAACCAGCGCCACGCCATGATGATGGAGAACGTTTGCTATGGCCGCGAAGAGCTGCTCGTGCTCAACATGTGCCGCATGGGCGTGTTCGGCGAGTTGCTGCACGCCGAAGGCGCGTACATTCACGATCTGCGCTGGCAGATGAACGAAGTCGGACACGGCACCGGCTCCTGGCGCACGCTGCACTATGCCAAGCGCAACGGCAACCTGTATCCCACGCACGGGCTGGGTCCGGTGGCTCAGTACCTGAATATCAATCGCGGCGACCGCTTTGACTACCTAAGTTCGGTGAGTTCGCCGAGCATGGCTCGCGAACTTTTTAAGCCGCAGCTGAAGGCGGGCAATCCCCACGCCAAGCTGAACTTTGTGTGCGGCGACCTCAACACCTCGATCATCAAGACCGTTCGCGGCCGATCGCTGGTGGTGCAATGGGACGAGCAATTGCCACGCCCCTACAACCGCCTGAACCTGGTGCAGGGAACCAAGGGCATTTGGGGCGGATTTCCCAACCGCTGCGTGATCGAAGGCGAAACGCCCTCGACCGAAAGCTGGGTTCAAGGCGCTGAGCTCGATAAGCTGATGAAGAAGTACGAGCACCCACTATGGGGGCGCATGGGCGAGGTCGCGAAGAAAGCCGGCGGCCACGGCGGCATGGACTTTATCATGCTGTGGCGCATCATCTACTGCCTACGCAATGGGCTACCGATGGATCAAGACGTGTACGATGG